In Deltaproteobacteria bacterium, the sequence GGGTGCCGGTCGTCACGCTCGGCCAGCAACAGCACGCGCTTGGCGGCCACCAGATCGGCGCGCGTGAGCAGCTCCTCCTCGTCGGCCGGCCGCGCGCGATAGGCCACCCGCGAGAAGCCACCGTCGCGCATGAAGTCGGGCGCCTCGTCGGGCACGCCGACCACCACGAAGCGCGGGCGCGTGACGCCGCGGCGGCGCAGGTCCGCGAACCATCGCCGCGACAGGACCCGCGAGTCCGACGGGAACAGCTTGCGGTAGTACGCGAGCAGCTCCTGCAGCAGCCGCCGGGTCGACGGCGTGAGGTTGACGATCACCGTGTGGCCGCGCAGCCCTGGCGAGCGGTTGCGCGAGTGCTCGACCAGCTCGCGCACGACGTCGCTGCCGAGGCCGATGAGGAACGAGATGAGCAACAGCCCGAACACCGTCAGGCCCAGGCTCACCATCACCGCCGCCAGTACGTTGGGCGACTCCAGCATGTTGCCGGGATCCTGGACCTGCCGGAACGACCACCAAAGCAGCACCCAGAAGCGTTGATCTTGGCGATCGATCACGCCGTCGTAGTTGGCGTCGAACTCGGCGCCGTCGGTGTAGTGCAGCACCACCGCGCCGGCGAGCGACATGCCCGCGACCACCACGCCCATCAGCGCGACCTGCCGCAGCCGCTCGCGGCGTGCGAGGATCTGCCAGGTGTCGCCGAGCAGACGGCTCCAGTAGCCGATCAGCGCGAGCAGACGCAGCAGCCGTGCGACCCGCAGGAACCGCGCGCCGCCGCCGGCCACCGTCAGCGGCACGAACGAGAGCAGCGCGAGCGCGTCGACGGCCAGCAGCGCGATCGCAGCGCCGCGCGGGCGCAGCGGTGGCTGATCGACCAGCTCCGGCGCGACGCCGAACGTGGACGGCACCGACGGCCGCGTGGTCGCCGACACCGCCAACACCCGCGCGACGAACTCGGCCGCGAACACCAGCAGGAACACCGGCTCGAGCCGCTCGAACCACGGCACCGGCAGCAGGCTCGCGATGATCGCGACGCTGAGCAGCGCACGCGCGAGCGTGCGTTCGAGCACCCGGTCGCAGACCAAGCCCCAGCGGTAGACCCGCACGGCGAACGCGGACTGCATGTCGGAACGACTCGTGCGCGAGGGTACCAAAGCCGTGGGCACGCGTGGGCGCGTCGCAGCCCGGCATGGGCGCCGCCGACACCCCACCGTCGCGTGCTACGTTCGCCGCCGTTCCAACGTACACCCTTCGGGCGTCCGACGGCACGAACTCCCCGGCCCCACCCGCGTGCGACCAGCGAGCCCGGCCCCCTCCGGCACGCCACGACCCAGACCGTGAGAAGCCAAGCGACGTGACCACCCGCATCGAAACCGACAGCATGGGCGAAATCGAGGTCGGCAGCGACCACTACTGGGGCGCACAGACCGAGCGTTCGCTGCACCACTTCGACATCGGCGACGACACCTTCGGGCGCCCGATGATCCGCGCGCTGGGCCTGCTCAAGAAGGCCGCCGCGCAGACCAACGGCGCGCTCGGCCAGCTCACGGCCGACAAGGTCGAGCTCATCGCGCGTGCGGCCGACGAGGTCATCGAAGGCAAGCTCGATCGGCACTTCCCGCTGCACGTGTGGCAGACCGGCAGTGGCACCCAGAGCAACATGAACGCCAACGAGGTCATCAGCAACCGCGCGATCGAGCTCGCCGGTGGCGTGATGGGCAGCAAGAAGCCGATCCACCCCAACGACGACGTCAACCGCGGGCAGTCGAGCAACGACACCTTCCCGACCGCCATGCACATCGCCGCCGGCGAGCAGACGGTGCACCACCTGCTGCCCCACGTCCGCGCCCTGCGCGACGCGTTGTCAGGCAAGGCCGCCGCGTTCGCCGACGTCGTCAAGGTCGGTCGCACGCACCTGCAGGACGCGACCCCGGTGACCCTCGGCCAGGAAATCTCCGGCTGGGTCGACCAGCTCGACCACGCCATCGCCGGCGTCGAGCAGGCCCTGCCCCAGGTCTGGGAGCTCGCGCTCGGCGGCACCGCGGTCGGCACCGGCCTCAACACCCACCCCGAGTTCGCGGTGAAGGCCGCCGCCGCGATCGCGGGCCTGACCGGGCTGCCGTTTTGCTCGGCACCCAACAAGTTCGCCGCGCTCGCCGGCCACGAGGCGCTCACGGCCTTGCACGGCAGCTACAAGGTGTTGGCCTGCGCGCTGAACAAGATCGCCAACGACGTGCGCTGGCTGGCCTCGGGCCCGCGCTCGGGCATCGGCGAGATCACCATCCCCGAGAACGAGCCCGGCTCGTCGATCATGCCCGGCAAGGTGAACCCGACCCAGTCCGAGGCCATGACCATGGTGTGCGCCCAGGTGATGGGCAACGACGTCGCCGTGAACATCGGTGCGATGAGCGGCAACTTCGAGCTCAACGTGTTCAAGCCGCTCATCGTCCACAACGTGCTGCACTCGGCGCGCCTGCTCGGCGACGCGTGCCGTGGCTTCCGCGAGTTCTGTGCGGTCGGCATCGAGCCCAACCTGCCGCGGATCGCCTCGAACCTCGAGCGCAGCCTGATGGTCGTCACCGCGCTGAACCCCCACATCGGCTACGACGCCGCCGCCAAGATCGCCAAGAAGGCCCACAAGGACGGCACGACCCTGCGCGAGGCCGCGATCGCCCTCGCGCTGGTCTCGGCCGAGGACTTCGATCGCTTCGTCGATCCCAGGAAGATGGTGTAGCCCCATGAGCAATCCCCTGTCGAAGATCGAGTTCGCGGTCCCGTTCACGGAGATCCGCGCCGAGCACGTCGAGCCCGCCGTCGATGGGTGGCTGCAGCAGGCGAAGGACGGCATCGCGGCGATCGCCGACGACACCGCGCCACCCGACTACGACCGCACGCTCGGCGCGCTCGAGGACTCGGGCCTCGGGCTCGAGTACGCGATGGGCGTGGTCGGGCACCTCGAGTCGGTGGTCACCGACGACGCGCTGCGCGAGGCCTACAACGCAGTGCAGCCGAAGGTCGCGGCGTTCTCGTCGTCGATCCCGCTGCACCCGGGGCTGTGGCGGCGCCTGCGAGCGCTGGCCGACAGCCCGGCGGCGGCCGGGCTCGATCCGACCCGTCGGCGGCACCTCGACAAGACCATGGACCAGTTCCGCCGTCACGGCGCCGAGCTGGACGACGCCGGCAAGGCGCAGCTGCAAGAGCTCGACGTCGCGCTGGCGATGGCGACGACCAAGTTCTCCGAACACGTGCTCGACAGCACCAACGCGTGGGAGCTCGTGGTCACGCAGGAGCGCATGCTCGCCGGCCTGCCCGAGTCGGCGCTCGCGGCCGCGCGCGCCAGCGCGAGCGCGAAGGGCAAGGCCGGCTTCCGCTTCACGTTGCAGGCGCCGTCGCTGCTGCCGGTGATGACCTACCTCGACGATCCCGGCATCCGTCGCGACGTGTGGCACGCCGCCAACACGCGGGCGACCGCCGGCGAGTGGGACAACCGCCCGGTGATGGCGGAGATCCTCGCGCTGCGCCGCCGCAAGGCCGCGCTGCTCGGCTTCGGCGACTTCGCCGACTTCGCGTTGGTCGACCGCATGGCCAAGACCGGCGCGCGTGCGAAGGCCTTCGTCGACGAGCTGCGCGGGCGCACCGAGGCCGCGTTCGTGCGCGAGCAAGAGGACTTGCTGGCGTTCCGCCGCGAGCGCGAGGGCGCCTCGGCGCCGGCGCTGCAGCCGTGGGACGTGCCCTACTGGGCCGAGCTGCAGCGCCGCGATCGCTACGACTTCGACGACGAGGCACTGCGCCCCTACTTCGCGCTGCCGGCGGTGATGCAGGGGTTGTTCGCCATCGCCGAGCGGCTGTACGGCGTGCGCATCACACCCGAGCGCGCGCTGCCGGTGTGGCACCCCGACGTGCAGGCCTACCGCATCGACGACGAGCACGGCACGCAGATCGGCGCCTTCTATGTCGACGCGTACCCACGCGAGACCAAGCGCGACGGCGCGTGGATGAACGGCCTCATCACCGGCCACCCCACGCCCGACGGCTTCGCGCCGCACCTCGGGCTCATGTGCGCCAACCTGACGCCGCCGCTCGACGGGCGGCCGTCGCTGCTGGTCCACCGCGAGGTCGAGACGCTCGCGCACGAGTTCGGCCACCTGCTCCACCACCTGCTGTCGCGCGTCAGCGTGCGCAGCTTGGGCGGCACCAACGTCGCGTGGGACTTCGTCGAGCTGCCGTCGCAGATCATGGAGAACTGGTGCTGGGAGCGCGAGGCGCTGGACCTGTTCGCGCGCCACATCGACACCGGCGAGACCATCCCCGAGCGACTGCTGCAGCCGATGCGGCGCGCCCGGACCTTCCGCGCCGCGTCCGCGATGATGCGGCAGCTGGGCTTCTGCGACGTCGACCTGTCGCTGCACACCGCGTACGACCCGGCGGTGCACGGCGACGTCGTGCAGTATGCCCGCGGCATCATGGCCCGCTACACGCCCGCGCCGCTGCCCGACGACTACGCGATGATCGCCAGCTTCGGTCACCTGTTCGCGCACCCGGTCGGCTACGCCGCCGGCTACTACTCGTACAAGTGGGCCGAGGTCCTCGACGCCGACGCGTTCGACCGCTTCCTGCAAGACGGCCTCTTCGATCGCGGCGTCGGCGATGCCTTCCGTCGCACGATCCTCGAGGCCGGCGACAGCCGCGATCCCGCGATCCTGTTCCGCGAGTTCCGCGGCCGCGATCCCGATGTCGAGCCGTTGCTGCGTCGCTCGGGTCTGCTGTGAGCCGACCTGGCGGGCAGGCGGCGGCAAGCGCCCGGCTTTCGACTATGATCGCGGTGCTGCCATGCCGCGCGTGACCGAGGGCCCGCTCGCGGGCATGTACCTGCCGGACTACGGCGGCGGCTCCACCGTGGAGCTGCTGGCGTCGATCGTCCGCAGCCGCGGCGGCCACTCGCCCCACCCCGACCTGCAGCAGCTGCCGAGCGCCGAGCTCGCGCGGTCGCGGTGCGTGCTGTACCTCGTGGTCGACGGGCTCGGCCTCGCACAGCTCGAGCGTCACCTCGCGCGCGGCCAGGGCCAGCGCTTCTTCGCACGCCACCCCCACCACGCGATCTCGACGGTGTTCCCGGCGACCACCGCCGCGGCGGTCACCACCTTCGACACCGGCGCGAGCCCGTGCGAGCACGGCATCCTCTCGTGGTACCTGCACCTGCCCGACCACGGCGTCATCGCCACGGTGCTGCGCACGACCACGCGGGTCGGCACGCCGCTGTTCCCCGAGGGCTTCGACCTCGCGGGCTACTACGCGGTGCCGTCGTACGTCGCGAGTGCGGCCGACCACGCCGGGCTGCTCTCGTGGGGCGACATCATCGACACGCAGTTCGGCAAGGCCGGCACCCGCTGGCAGGATCGCCGCCGCTACGACGACCTCGCGGGCCTGGTCGCGTGCGCCAGCGCCTTTGCAGCCGAGCCGGGACGCCGCTTCGCGTACGTCTACTGGCCCCGCTACGACGGCCTGTGCCACGAGAAGGGCTGTCGCGATCCCGAGGTCGATCGGCACTTCGACGACATCGACGCCGCGCTCGCGCAGCTGGTCGAGCGACTCGCGGGCACCGACACCACGCTGTGCGTGCTCGCCGACCACGGCCTGGTCGACGCCGACCGCGAGCACTGCATCGACCTCGCGACGGTGCCGGGCCTGCGCGACACCCTGGCGACCGCGCCGGCCGGTGATCAGCGACAGATGTCGCTGTTCCTGCGGCCGCGTCGACTGGCCGCGTTCGACGAGGTCTATGCGCAGCACCTCGCCCACGCGTGCATCCGCGTCGACGGCGAGGCGCTGCTGGCGGCCGGCGCGTTCGGGCCCGGCACACCCCACCCCGCGCTGCACCAGCGCGTCGGCGACGTGGTGCTGCTGTGCCGGGAGGGCTGGCAGATGGTCTACACGCCGCCGGGCACGCCACCGGTGTTCATGCCGGGCAGCCACGGCGGCATGTCGGAGGCCGAGATCCGCATCCCCCCTGGTGGTCGTGCCCTGCCCGTCCGAGACGCCCCCGCCATGACCACCGTCCGCATCGGCATCTCCGCCAACTTCTTCCACGCCGATCCCGAGCGGGCCGTGTTCCGCCACAAGACCCTGCAGTTCGTCGAGGAGCGCATGGCCCACGCGCTGTGGCGCGCCGGGGCGGTGCCGTTGATGCTGCCGCACCTGCACGACGACGCCGGCCACGACGCCGTGCTCGCCACGGTCGACGGGCTCGTGCTCGCCGGCGGCGCCGACGTCAGCCCGACCAGCTACGGCGAGACCCCGCAGAAGGACGCGTGGCGCGGCGACGCGGTGCGCGACGCGTACGAGTGCGCGCTCATCGAGCGCGCCATCGTCGGCGACGTCCCGGTGCTCGGCATCTGCCGCGGCATCCAGGTGCTCAACGTCGCGCTCGGCGGGACGCTGTGGCAGGACATCGGCACACAGGTCGAGGGCGCGCTGGTGCACCGCGACTGGCAGCGCTACGATCAGACCGGCCACGCGCTCCGCCTCGATCCATCGTCGTGGGTCGCGCGCTGCTACGGTGGCGTCGACGCGCTCGCGGTCAACAGCGTCCACCATCAGGGGATTCGCCTCCTGTCGCCGCGGCTGCGCGCGACCGCGTGGGCACCCGACGGCATCGTCGAGGCCGCCGAGCTGACGGGCGACCGCTTCGCAGTCGGCGTGCAGTGGCACCCCGAGTGGCTCGAAGCCGCGCGTCTACGCGGGGATCCCGACGCAGCGGGCTGGGCGGACGGCGCGGCGATCTTCCGCGCCTTCGTCGAGACCTGTGCGACCCGGGCGCGAGGCCGCTGCTGAGCGTTGCTGGCGATTTTTCTTTATCCTGGGGCGATGCACCTGTCGGCTCCGTCGCCCTGCACTGCGCTGTGCAAACTGGTGGTCGCCGCGCTCGCGCTGGCCGGCGGCCCGGCGTGCGGCGACGCGGGCAGCGGTGACGGTGGTCGCGGCGACAGCAGTGGCGCGGTGGAGGACAGCGGCACGCAAGACGGCAGCTCGGGCGTGCACGCCGACGACGCCGGCTCCGCGAGCGACGGTGCCGAGAGTGGTGGCGTCGACGGCAGTGGCGGCGCCGACAGCAGCGGTGACGGCAGCACCGGCACCACCGGCGGCGGCCCTGGTTGCCCCGCGATCCCGTCCTGCGATGCGCCGCCACCCAACCCGGGTCCCAACATGCCGTGGCAGGACTCGCAGTCGTACCTCGTGGCCGCGAGCGGTGGCCCGACCCATCGCGGCCGCGACATGTTCTACAACCCCGGCGACGAGCAGTGGGTGCTGGCGAAGTTCGCCTACGGCGCGACCGACTGGGACCTCGAGGGCGAACGTGTCGATCTGTTCCTGCTGCGCGATTGCGGCGACGACTGGGAGGCGCTGGGATCGATCGACACCACCTACGAGTCGAATCCCCACGCCACCGTCGAGGGCGTCGAAGACACCGGCGGGCGGGTCTACTTCTCGATCCCAGCTGCCTCGGCGCTGGGCCTGGGCCGCCACCGCGTGCACATGATCGTGCGCGGCGACGGCACCAGCGCGGACGCCTTCATCGAGATCGTCGAGCCCGGCACACCGATCGTCGTGAGCGACATCGATGGCACGCTGACGACCTACGAGACCGAGGAGTTCGTGGCGTTGCTCTCGGGCGCCACGCCGGACGTCAACCCGCACGCCCCCGAGGCACTCGCGGCCCTGGTCGCGCACGGCTACCGCCCGATGTACCTCACCGCGCGGCCGGAGTTCCTCGGCGCCCGCACCCAGGAGTTCGTCGTCGAACGCGGACTGCCGCCGGGCATCGTGCACACCACGCTCAACTTCACCGGTGCGCTGGGCTCGGCCGCAACCGGCTACAAGCTCGCCGAGCTCACCGAGCTCGCCGCGCGGGGCCTGGTGCCGAGCTGGGGCTTCGGCAACACCAGCAGCGATGGCGACGCCTACGAAGCCGCCAGCATCGCGCCGGTCGACCATCGCGTGTTCTTCCAATACGACGACACCCACGGCGGTCGACGGATCGAGGACTACGCGGAGTTGGTCGCCGAGTTCGAGGCGTTGCCCGACGTCTGCATGCCGTAGTGCGCGACGGGTGGTCGAACCGCGGCGTGCGTGGGAGCTAGTACCTCGATCCCTGTGTCGAGGTACTAGGCTGTGTCCGGTTTCCCATCAAGCCCCGAAGATGCGTAGATAGCGGTGGATGAAGGCAAGCCGGACCATCCCGCCGAAGTTGATGGCGGTCTTCTCGAAGCGGGTCACCACGCGTCGCGACTCCTTGAGCCAGCCGATGAGGCACTCGACGATGCTGCGGCGCCTGTAGAGGCGCTTGTTGAAGGCGACCGGGCGCAGCGCTCGAGTCTCGTTGTGCTTCGTGGGGATCACCGGTGTGATCCCCAGGGCGAGGAGATACCTATCGATCCACTCCGCGCGGTAGCCCTTGTCGCCTGCGAGTGCCAACGGCCACTCCATGACGACACCTCGATCATCATGCAGTGCTTCGTCAGCACCTTGAAGGACCGGCGCGAGCATCGGTCCGTCGTGGGCTTGTCCGGCGCTGAGCTCGAAGTGGAGTGGGTGGCCCTCAACGTCACACAGGATGTGGATCTTCGTGCCCCAGCCCCCGCGGGAGCGCCCCAGAGCGTGATCCGCTGGCTCCTGCGGATCGGATCTTTTCCCCCGCCGCTGCTGCAGCGCGCAGCTCGAATCGATGTCCCGTCGATGCACCACAACTCGGAGGGGTCCGCGTCGTGCGGGACGGCGATGCTCCGCAATCGCCGAAGTACGCGGTCGAACGTCTCGTCCTTCGTCCACTTGTCGAAGAAGTCCCAGGCGGTCGACCATGGGCCGAAGCACTCCGGTAGGTCTCGCCACGGAGCCCCAGTTCGCAACACCCAGAAGATCGCGTCGAGCATGAGACGACGATCCCGCGGCCGCCGACCGGTCTTGAAGTTGTTCGTCGGGAACAGGTCCCCGATCAGCTCCCACTGCGCGTCGGTAAGGCGGTGGCGAGGCATGCCCGTCGTGGTCATGCCCCCCTTGGATCACGGATCCCCGATCCGCCCAAGAATTTGACGGTTTCGGGGAAACCGGACACAGCCTAGAAGCGCAGCACCACGCCGCCGGGGCCGAGCACCGCGCGGCGCGTCGACTTGCGCGCGCGGCTGCGATCGAGCGCGAGCAGCACCGCGCCGGTCACGAGCAACGCACCGCCGACGGCGACCATGGCGATGCCGATCGGCTTGGTGCCGACGCGCTCGACGCGTTCCTGTCCGTCGCTGGTGATCTTGGGTCGCAGCGCCAGCAACGGCACGCCGACCGCGAGCCCGATCACGGCGCCACCGGCCAGCAAGCCCACGCCGGCCTTGCCGAGCTTGCCCAGGGGCGCGCGCCCCTGCTCGCGCCCGGCCACCGGCTCGTCGAGCGGCCGCGGTGGCGGCGGCTGCGTCTGCGGCGGCAGCTGCTCGACGACCCGCACGATCGCCGCGCCGACGTGCTCGACCAGCTCGGCCTCGGTGCACAGCTCGCACAGCGACACGCCGTCGGTGCCCGCGACCACGGCCTCGCCCCGCCACGCGCCGAAGCGACAGCGATAGCCCGGCGACTCACCGAGCGACTCGATCGCGATCAGGATCCGCGGGTCGCCGGGGCTGCGCGCCGGCAACACCTCGTGATCCCGCAGCAGCGCCTCGCCCCGCACCCGGATGCGCTCGGCCAGCGCCGCGCCGGCGTCACCCCCGGCGACCTCGACGTCGAGCTTCGCGCGGACCACCGTCGTGGCGACCGTCGGGATGGGCTCGGCCGTCGGCGCGGCCGCGAGCGTGGAACGGGGCAGCGCGAGCAGCGACGCCAACGCGAACGCGGTGAGACTGCGTGCGAGCATGCGAGTGGGCGCGGGCATCATCGAACACGGCGGCGCGCGGCGCAACGCCGACCGCCCACCGTGACGCCGACCGGGCGCGTCAGCCCGCCGCCCGCGCAGCGCAGCCCGCCGCGAGCTTCTTCACCGCTGGATCGCTGGCGGCGGCGCCGACCTTCGCACACTCCGCGAAGCGCTCCTTCTCGAACAGCGCACGCACCCGCAGTGCGAGCGCGGGGTTGCGGTGGACACCGGTCCAGCACCCGCGCGTGCCGACGTGCACGAGCACGCTCGACCACTCACCCGCACGCTTGGCCGTCTCGGCGGCCTCGCGTGTGGCCTTGCAGGCGGGGCTGTCGACGGTCGCGGGCTTGCGCGCGCCGTCGGTGGCGGACGTCGGTCGCGTGCCACTGGTCGGGGTCTCGGGCGGCGTCACGGTGGGCTCGGCGCTCGCATCGTCGCTCCCGCCGGACGCGGCGTCGCCGGTGCCGTGGGCGGGCCCGTCGTCGGCACCGCTGGGCGCGGTGGTGGTCACGGTCGGCACCGGCACCGGCACCGGCACGGGCGCACCGGTGGCCGGGCCGGCGCCCGCACGCGCGGTCGACAGCGTCTGCGCCGGCACGCCTTCGTCGTCGCCCGGGCCGACGCGCTCCGCCCCGTCGCCGGCGCTCGGACGCAGCAGCCGCCACCCGAGCGCACCGATCATCGCGACCAGCGCGACCGCAGCCACGCCCGCGAGGATCGGCACCGCGCGCGAGGGCGGCGGCACGGGTCGACGCGGCGCCGTGGCGCGCACGCGCACGACCTGCTCGACCCGCGGCTCGGGGATCGGAACCTGCGGCACGATCGGCACCAGCGTGCCGGGCTCCGCCAGGCGCTCGAGTCGCGCGAGCACCTCGGCAGCATCGCGGGGCCGCGCGTTCGGATCGATCTCGAGGCAGTCGCGCACGAGCTGCGCCAGCGCAGGCGACAGATCCGGGCATGCCTCGAGCAGCGAGGGCGCCGGCTCGGTGGCCTTGCGCGCGAGCACCTCGATGAAGTTCTCCGACGAGAACGGCGGCCGCCCGGCCAGCAGCTCGTAGAGCATCGCTCCGATCGCATACACGTCGACGCGCTCGGTCGGCGCGCGGCCCTTGGCCTGTTCGGGCGCCATGTACTCCGGCGTGCCCAGGGCGTGCCCAGGCTGGGTGAGGCGGCGGTCCTCGGCGATGCGCTCGGCGCTGGCCGAGATGCCGAAGTCGAGCACCTTGACGATCTCGGCGTCGCCACGCTGCACGAGCATGACGTTGTCGGGCTTGAGATCGCGGTGGATGATGCCGACCGCGTGGGCCGCCGCGACCGCGCGCGCCACGTCGCGCATGATCGTCACCGCGCGGGTCGGCAACAGCCGCCGACACGACACCAGCTCCTCGTAGAGCGAGCGGCCGAGCAGATACTCCATCACGATGTAGAGCCGACCGTCGGGCAGCGTGCCGGCGTCGAACACCTCGATGATGTTGGGATGGCCGGCCGCGCTCGCGGCACGGGCCTCCTCGCGGAAGCGCCGCGCGACGGTCTCGTGCGCGCTCCACTCGTGGGTGAGGACCTTGACCGCGACCTTGCGCCCGACCGTGACGTGCTCGGCGAGGTAGACCGTGCCCATGCCACCACGACCGAGGGCCGCCTCGACGCGGTAGCGCTCGGCGATCACGACGCCGGCGGGAATCTCCTCGGCGCCGATCCACGCCGGGACCCCCGCGAGCTCGCGGGTCGGCGCACCGGTGTCGCCGCGCCGGAACACGCCGGTGTCGGGCTGCGAGATGCGTGTGAGCAGCTCGCCGAGCCGCGCATGATCGCGGCCCTGACTGTCGGGGAACAGCCCGCGCATGAACTCGGCGAGCTTCTCTTGATCGGTCTGCGGTGCGTTGGCGACCAGCCAGTCCGACAGCGCACGCATGAACTCGCCGGCGTCGCCGTAGCGATCCTCGGGGCGGATCGCGAGCGCGCGCACGACGATCGCGTCGAGCTGCGGATCGACGCGCCGGCTGAACGCCGACGGCGGGGTGGCGCTGAAGCGTGCGACCGCGTTGGTGTCCATGCCGGCCTCGCGCAGCGGACGACCGGTGATGAGCTCCCACAGCACCACGCCGCAGCTGTACACGTCGGCGCGCCCGTCGAGCTCGCCCCGCGTGGCCTGCTCGGGCGCCATGTAGCCGACCTTGCCGAACACCAGGCCCGGCATCGTGTTGGTCACCTTGAGCGCACTGGTGGCGAGCCCGAAGTCGGCGACCCGCACGGCGCCGGCCCAGTCGACGAGCAGGTTCGACGGCGACACGTCGCGGTGCACCAACGAGAGCCCACCGAAGCCGTGCGCGTAGTGGAGCCCGCGCAGGGCCTCGCGCACGATGTAGACCGACAGCGGCACCGGGAACGCCCGGCCGATCTCGGCGCAGCGATCCCAGAGATCGGCGAGGTCTCGCCCCTCGCACAGCTCCATCACGATGTAGGGCTGGCCGTCCTGCTCGCCGGCCTCGCGCACGTCGACGAGGTTGTTGTGGTGCAGCCGCACCACCAACGCGGCCTCGTCGAGGAAGCGGCGCCGGTAGTCGACGTCGGCGACGTCGGGGCGCAGCAGCTTGACTGCGCACAGCCGCGCGAGCGCACCGGTGCCTTGCGCAGCGACGTAGACCTGCGCCATCCCGCCCTCGCCGAGTCGCGCGAGCAGCGTGAGCTTCCCGAGCGCCTGCGGCGGATCGAGCCGCTGCAGCGACTCCATCACCATCGGCACACAAGCTAGCACGCACCCGGGCGGTTTGAGTATGCTTCTGGCGCGTACGCCCGCGTTTGTCGCGAGCGTGACGCCCCCGACAGCCGCCCACGCTGCCCCTCCCGCTCCGGCATGCACGCCCACGGAGCTCCCCGACCACGAACGACCCTCGCCGCGGCCCGCAGCACCCCCCACCCGTTGCCCCCGCGAGCCGCGCGTGGGCGACCCCGACCACGGCCAGATCGCCAGCTGGCGCCCCACGAGCCTCCGCCACCCGTCGCATGACCACCGCAGAGAATCCCCAGCAGCCCGGCGACGGCGATGCACCCGCGAGCCCGGCGGACCGCAGCGCCAGCGCCAGCCACAGCAGCGCCAGCCTGCACGGCCACGCCGGCGTGCTGTACTTCGATCCGAATCCCACTGCGGCCAAGCTCGCGACCGCGGGTCTGCGCCTGGCCGGCTACAACGTGCTGCACGCGAGCAACCTCGATCAAGCGGTCGAGCTGTGCCGCACCCGCGGGCCCGCCGGTGATCGCTCGATCGCCGCACTGCTGCTCGACACCGCCACTGCGCCGGCGGTCAGTGCCGCAGTGCTGCGCGCGCTGCTCGAGGTGCCGGGGGGATCCGAGCTGCCAGGCATGTTGCTGGTCTCGCGCGCCAACCCGGTGCCGTTCCCCGGCGCCGAGTCGCTGCCGTGCCTCAAGCGCCCGTTCACGACGCCGGCGCTGCTCAAGTTCCTGCGCGAGTCGATCGACGTCGCGCCGCCGCCACGGCCAGTCCGCGCCCGTGCCACCCGCGACGAGGCGGTGCTGCGGCTCGAGCTCGCGCTGCAGCAACACTTCCCCGAGCTCGAGCCCGACAACGACACCCTGCGACGGCTGCACGCGACGCTCGCCAACCTCGCGGAGCTGCCGACCTTGGCCTCGGGCGTGACGCTGCAGGCCGAGCTGGGCCCGACCAAGCTCGAGTCGCTGCTCGAGGTGCTCGACGCCGACGGTGCGCGCGGCGTGCTGACGGTCGAGCGACGCGGCACGACCGCGCGCCTGCACGTCGACCGCGGACGCATCCGCATGGCCGAGGCCGAAGGCGACGAGGACCTGCGACTGCAACGCTTCGTGCTCGAGCTGCGCGCCACGACCGACAGCGCGCTGGTCAGCCTCGGCCACGACGACGATCCACAGGCCCGTCCGCTGGCGCTGCGGTTGCTGCAGGACGGGTACCTGCGCGCCGACGAGCTGTCGACGGCACTGTGCAACCAGGCCCGCGAGATCACCTGCCAGGCGATGGGCTGGAGCGGCGGACGCA encodes:
- a CDS encoding M3 family metallopeptidase; translation: MSNPLSKIEFAVPFTEIRAEHVEPAVDGWLQQAKDGIAAIADDTAPPDYDRTLGALEDSGLGLEYAMGVVGHLESVVTDDALREAYNAVQPKVAAFSSSIPLHPGLWRRLRALADSPAAAGLDPTRRRHLDKTMDQFRRHGAELDDAGKAQLQELDVALAMATTKFSEHVLDSTNAWELVVTQERMLAGLPESALAAARASASAKGKAGFRFTLQAPSLLPVMTYLDDPGIRRDVWHAANTRATAGEWDNRPVMAEILALRRRKAALLGFGDFADFALVDRMAKTGARAKAFVDELRGRTEAAFVREQEDLLAFRREREGASAPALQPWDVPYWAELQRRDRYDFDDEALRPYFALPAVMQGLFAIAERLYGVRITPERALPVWHPDVQAYRIDDEHGTQIGAFYVDAYPRETKRDGAWMNGLITGHPTPDGFAPHLGLMCANLTPPLDGRPSLLVHREVETLAHEFGHLLHHLLSRVSVRSLGGTNVAWDFVELPSQIMENWCWEREALDLFARHIDTGETIPERLLQPMRRARTFRAASAMMRQLGFCDVDLSLHTAYDPAVHGDVVQYARGIMARYTPAPLPDDYAMIASFGHLFAHPVGYAAGYYSYKWAEVLDADAFDRFLQDGLFDRGVGDAFRRTILEAGDSRDPAILFREFRGRDPDVEPLLRRSGLL
- a CDS encoding gamma-glutamyl-gamma-aminobutyrate hydrolase family protein (Members of this family of hydrolases with an active site Cys residue belong to MEROPS family C26.), which codes for MPRVTEGPLAGMYLPDYGGGSTVELLASIVRSRGGHSPHPDLQQLPSAELARSRCVLYLVVDGLGLAQLERHLARGQGQRFFARHPHHAISTVFPATTAAAVTTFDTGASPCEHGILSWYLHLPDHGVIATVLRTTTRVGTPLFPEGFDLAGYYAVPSYVASAADHAGLLSWGDIIDTQFGKAGTRWQDRRRYDDLAGLVACASAFAAEPGRRFAYVYWPRYDGLCHEKGCRDPEVDRHFDDIDAALAQLVERLAGTDTTLCVLADHGLVDADREHCIDLATVPGLRDTLATAPAGDQRQMSLFLRPRRLAAFDEVYAQHLAHACIRVDGEALLAAGAFGPGTPHPALHQRVGDVVLLCREGWQMVYTPPGTPPVFMPGSHGGMSEAEIRIPPGGRALPVRDAPAMTTVRIGISANFFHADPERAVFRHKTLQFVEERMAHALWRAGAVPLMLPHLHDDAGHDAVLATVDGLVLAGGADVSPTSYGETPQKDAWRGDAVRDAYECALIERAIVGDVPVLGICRGIQVLNVALGGTLWQDIGTQVEGALVHRDWQRYDQTGHALRLDPSSWVARCYGGVDALAVNSVHHQGIRLLSPRLRATAWAPDGIVEAAELTGDRFAVGVQWHPEWLEAARLRGDPDAAGWADGAAIFRAFVETCATRARGRC
- the fumC gene encoding class II fumarate hydratase, giving the protein MTTRIETDSMGEIEVGSDHYWGAQTERSLHHFDIGDDTFGRPMIRALGLLKKAAAQTNGALGQLTADKVELIARAADEVIEGKLDRHFPLHVWQTGSGTQSNMNANEVISNRAIELAGGVMGSKKPIHPNDDVNRGQSSNDTFPTAMHIAAGEQTVHHLLPHVRALRDALSGKAAAFADVVKVGRTHLQDATPVTLGQEISGWVDQLDHAIAGVEQALPQVWELALGGTAVGTGLNTHPEFAVKAAAAIAGLTGLPFCSAPNKFAALAGHEALTALHGSYKVLACALNKIANDVRWLASGPRSGIGEITIPENEPGSSIMPGKVNPTQSEAMTMVCAQVMGNDVAVNIGAMSGNFELNVFKPLIVHNVLHSARLLGDACRGFREFCAVGIEPNLPRIASNLERSLMVVTALNPHIGYDAAAKIAKKAHKDGTTLREAAIALALVSAEDFDRFVDPRKMV